The sequence TACCTGCTTCTTCATGGTGAATAGTACACTTTTGGAGTCGATTTATACATGACGACATAAATAAATACGCATGTTTTGAGTGTTTAGATCCTGAAAAGAGTTCAGGATGACAAGTGTCATGCCGAACTTGTTGCCGCTTCGCGGGAACGATGAAACCGTTTCGGCATCTATTTTGAAAAGAAACGCGATTAAATATGTCGTCATGTATAATTTCATTGCCAGGCAATATTTTCAGTCTTCAGTTTTTTCTTCGCCTTCATCTTTTTCCGCCGCAGGCGCCATCGGGAAAATGATAGCCTGGTCGGTAAAGAAGCGCTCGAAAACGATGATGCCGCCCAGCACTCCCGCCAGCACTATGAAACCGGACAGCCCGGTGAGTCCCATTGTCAAATCGCTTCCCCCGGAGATCAAAAGGAGCGGGATAGCTGCGAGCCCGTTCAGGGTCCCGAGGAAAATTCCCGGCGCTATCACGGATTTAGAGCGCAGCCGTATATAGCTCATTATGGGTGAAAGAAGGAGGGTATATATGATCATCATGCCTACCCCCGCGACCGGGTGCTCCGTATAGGTAAATCCCATAAGGATGATCGGCGCATGCCACACTCCCCAGATCAGCCCGATCAGACCGGATGCAGTCCAGAAACCGTACGACGAGAACTGCCGCTGCAGAAATCCGCGCCATGCCAACTCCTGACCAAGGGCAAAAATAGCACTGACAGTGACCCCGCCAATCATTCCGGTGATGAACGATAACCATAAAAACGGGATTGGCAGCATATCTTTTGCCATGCGGATCTGCTGAATCTGCTCCGGGGTCATGATGCCGGCCAATCTTTTGAAATACCCGGACATGTCCGGTGTGTATTCGTGCCAGGGCAATTCCAGGCCTACCTCGTTGGTCGCAAGGGCGATGAATGCCGGAATAAGCCAGGCGGCCAGGAACCAGCGGTTAGGTTTGAAATATATAGCAAGGGATTCCCGAAGCGGTTCATGGGCGATAAACTTCTGCATAAAGAGAGCTGCCAGACCGGGAATAAACATGTAGAGAATGGTGACCGGGTAGGAACTTTTACTCGTCCACACTCCTCCTGAAGCGGCAAAAACCCCCGCCAGGGTCCAGGAGAAAAGAAAAGTCAAGCCGACAAACAATAGCGTTCTTCTGGTATTCGATGTCATGAAAACTCCCCCTGGATGGGGTGCGAGGGAACGCGGCGGAAGGCCCTAAGCGAATTTCCGTCCCGGATTATTTAAAAAAATTGCTGAATATTGAAAAGTGCAGATTTAACCCAATACAGTTCATTTAAAAATTTTTGAACCACGAAAGCCACGAAAAACACGAAATTTGTCATTTTTTTAAAAAAATCATTTTTCGTGCCTTTCGTGTGTTTCGTGGTTAAAGATCCTTAATTTTTTCGCTTAAGTGAACCGTATTGAGATTTAACCGTACTAGAATACAGGAGAGCAACCGGGGAATCCAGAGAAATATTGAGAGTTATTGAAATTTTTTATATATTGCTCAGGTGATAAAATATTAGAATGCATCGTTTATAATAGATACCGAAACGGTTTCATCGTTCCCGCGAAGCGGCAACAAGTTCGGCATGACAAGGCGCTCGTCATCCTGAACTTGTTTTAGGATATAATCTTGTATACAAGGGAATCAGGCATGATACAAAAAACGTTGCATGAACTCACATTCGCGGTCTATGAGGATGATGAAATCACCGAAATTCTGGATCGCCTTATCCGTGACGAGCTGGTGGAATGTTTTCCTCAAGACAGCGATCATTTTTCTCATACCAGGGTCTGGCATACACGGCCTGCCTGGATTGTTGTGGGGTTCACGCCAGATGGAACGGTCGCCGCTTATTGCGCCATGGTTGAGAGAACGATTTCAGTCGGCGATCCCCCGCAGTATATACAGGCGGCGGGCGTCCAGGGATTTTCTGTCCGTCCCGTCTGGCGTAAAAGGGGAGTATCGGACTGTATGATGGAAATTGCCGCAACCGAAGCAAAGAGCCGCGGTCTGGATGCCGGACTCCTTTTCTGTCTGCCGGTGCTGGAAAAACTTTACGGCCGTATGGGATGGCATACCATCAATACACCGGTGATGGTTCGGGATGAGCAGGGGCGACCAGCTCCTCTGCCGGAAAAAAATATTGCAATGATCATACCGTTGAACCGGCGTGAATTCCCCGGCGGCGAGGTGAATCTCATGGGTTCGGATTGGTAAGGCAGTTTTGATAGGACTACAGAACGTACAGGAATTCGATTCACATTTACCATTAGAAATGATTATATTATTACTCCAGTGATTCAATATGAAAACGCATTTTGGAATAG comes from Candidatus Latescibacter sp. and encodes:
- a CDS encoding CPBP family intramembrane metalloprotease, translating into MTSNTRRTLLFVGLTFLFSWTLAGVFAASGGVWTSKSSYPVTILYMFIPGLAALFMQKFIAHEPLRESLAIYFKPNRWFLAAWLIPAFIALATNEVGLELPWHEYTPDMSGYFKRLAGIMTPEQIQQIRMAKDMLPIPFLWLSFITGMIGGVTVSAIFALGQELAWRGFLQRQFSSYGFWTASGLIGLIWGVWHAPIILMGFTYTEHPVAGVGMMIIYTLLLSPIMSYIRLRSKSVIAPGIFLGTLNGLAAIPLLLISGGSDLTMGLTGLSGFIVLAGVLGGIIVFERFFTDQAIIFPMAPAAEKDEGEEKTED
- a CDS encoding GNAT family N-acetyltransferase, with product MIQKTLHELTFAVYEDDEITEILDRLIRDELVECFPQDSDHFSHTRVWHTRPAWIVVGFTPDGTVAAYCAMVERTISVGDPPQYIQAAGVQGFSVRPVWRKRGVSDCMMEIAATEAKSRGLDAGLLFCLPVLEKLYGRMGWHTINTPVMVRDEQGRPAPLPEKNIAMIIPLNRREFPGGEVNLMGSDW